The proteins below come from a single Desulfitobacterium metallireducens DSM 15288 genomic window:
- a CDS encoding TrkH family potassium uptake protein — protein MDRFFKNLTPPRVLVIGFAIVILLGALILTLPVATVDGQGLKFLNALFTATSAVCVTGLIVVDTGTTFTLFGQLVILSLIQIGGLGFMTFATFFAIILGRKVTLKERLLLQEALNQVSLEGVVRLAKYVLQVTFAIEAAGALILAVRWSFDMSWTKAIYYGIFHAVSSFNNAGFDLFGEYSSITRYVGDPIVNITIMLLIIFGGLGFTVLSDLYMHKGKKMMLHTKMVLSMTGILIFAGAILIFLIEFSNPKTLGSLDPMAKILSSLFQSVTARTAGYNTLDMTGLRSTTLLIMIILMFIGASPGSTGGGIKTTTFASVSLYVFSLFRGESFVTFKERSIATDVIQKAVAVVIMALVLVLVVTGVLTLTEKADFLTLLFETTSAFATVGLTVGLTPTLTNMGKLMIIFTMFAGRVGPLTLVFALSHKRNGPQQKHIKYPEEKIMIG, from the coding sequence ATGGACCGTTTCTTTAAGAACCTTACTCCTCCTCGCGTTCTTGTTATAGGATTTGCTATCGTTATTCTTCTGGGAGCATTAATTTTGACCTTGCCTGTTGCAACAGTAGATGGGCAGGGTTTAAAGTTTTTAAATGCTCTCTTCACTGCTACCTCGGCTGTTTGTGTGACGGGGCTTATCGTTGTCGATACGGGGACAACCTTTACCTTATTTGGACAACTCGTGATTCTTTCCCTTATTCAAATTGGTGGCTTGGGCTTCATGACGTTTGCAACCTTCTTTGCTATAATCTTGGGACGTAAAGTGACTCTCAAGGAACGACTCCTTCTTCAGGAAGCCCTTAATCAGGTTTCGTTAGAAGGCGTTGTTCGGTTAGCAAAGTATGTACTTCAAGTGACGTTCGCCATTGAAGCTGCAGGAGCACTTATTTTAGCTGTTCGCTGGTCTTTCGACATGAGTTGGACGAAAGCGATTTATTATGGAATCTTCCATGCTGTATCCTCATTTAATAATGCTGGATTTGACTTGTTTGGTGAGTATTCCAGCATTACTCGCTATGTTGGGGATCCTATTGTGAATATAACGATAATGTTGCTCATTATCTTTGGAGGTTTAGGTTTTACCGTATTATCGGACTTATACATGCATAAAGGGAAAAAGATGATGCTTCATACGAAAATGGTGTTGAGTATGACCGGAATTCTAATTTTTGCGGGTGCAATTCTTATTTTTCTTATCGAATTTAGCAATCCCAAAACGCTAGGTTCGCTCGATCCAATGGCAAAAATTTTATCTTCCTTGTTCCAGTCAGTAACGGCACGAACTGCAGGGTATAATACTTTGGACATGACCGGGTTGAGAAGCACGACCCTTCTGATCATGATTATCCTCATGTTTATTGGAGCTTCTCCTGGATCAACGGGTGGTGGTATTAAGACAACCACCTTTGCCTCTGTGAGTTTGTATGTGTTCAGTTTGTTTCGGGGAGAATCTTTTGTAACGTTTAAAGAACGAAGTATTGCAACAGATGTTATTCAAAAAGCAGTGGCCGTTGTTATTATGGCTTTGGTATTAGTTTTGGTCGTGACTGGAGTTTTAACGCTTACGGAAAAAGCAGATTTTCTAACTTTACTTTTTGAGACGACTTCAGCCTTTGCTACTGTGGGGCTAACGGTGGGGCTTACGCCTACGTTAACGAATATGGGTAAGTTAATGATTATCTTTACAATGTTTGCTGGGCGGGTTGGACCTTTAACCCTTGTTTTTGCTCTATCCCATAAGCGCAATGGACCACAACAAAAGCATATCAAATATCCAGAAGAAAAAATTATGATTGGGTAG
- a CDS encoding potassium channel family protein, with translation MHKQFVVIGLGRFGTSVARTLSSLGHDVLAIDMKENAVQAIMNEVTHAVQADAREEENLRALGVRNFDVAVVAIGDDLQANILITLMLKEMGIEYVVAKAQTNLHGRVLEKVGADKIIYPEKDMGVRVAHNLVTANIMDFIELSPDYSIVEILTPYKFIGKSLGELNLRAKYGISVMAIKNGKKVEVAPGADARIQERDILVVVSSNKAIEKLPE, from the coding sequence ATGCATAAACAATTTGTCGTTATTGGTTTAGGACGCTTTGGAACGAGCGTGGCACGAACATTGAGTTCTCTAGGTCATGACGTTTTAGCAATTGATATGAAGGAAAATGCTGTTCAGGCCATTATGAACGAAGTAACCCACGCCGTTCAAGCCGATGCTCGCGAGGAAGAGAATTTAAGAGCTTTGGGTGTTCGTAATTTTGATGTGGCTGTTGTCGCGATCGGAGATGATCTCCAGGCTAATATTTTAATTACGTTAATGTTGAAAGAAATGGGAATAGAGTATGTGGTTGCCAAAGCTCAAACCAATTTGCATGGCAGGGTTCTAGAGAAAGTCGGAGCGGATAAAATCATTTATCCGGAAAAGGATATGGGAGTCCGGGTCGCCCATAATCTTGTTACAGCGAACATTATGGATTTTATTGAACTTTCCCCCGACTACAGTATTGTGGAAATCCTTACCCCTTATAAGTTCATTGGTAAATCACTGGGAGAATTAAATTTACGTGCGAAGTATGGAATTAGCGTAATGGCGATTAAAAACGGGAAAAAGGTTGAGGTTGCCCCAGGTGCGGATGCAAGGATTCAAGAAAGGGATATTCTTGTGGTTGTGAGTAGCAATAAAGCCATTGAAAAGCTTCCGGAATAG
- the gltB gene encoding glutamate synthase large subunit yields the protein MQSYGLPMQQGLYDPALEHDACGMGFVVNIKGKKSHEIIDEALTVLENLNHRGASGADENTGDGAGILIQIPHDFFIRECDVLGFDLPEKGDYGVGMIFAHKYDDFRKTQMETFEKIVQEEGQKILGWREVPIDKTTIGESAKAVMPRFLQVFIEKSEAIKDEMEFERKLYIIRKRAEKAIVPMCEDKGGTFYVASLSSKTIAYKGMLTAEQLRNFYLDLSDLDFVSALAMVHSRFSTNTFPSWERAHPNRYIVHNGEINTIRGNVNWMKARQKSMDSPLFEDITKVYPIIDESGSDSAMFDNALEFLHLTGRSLPHAVMMMIPEPWEKNNLMSKEKKEFYEFHDYLMEPWDGPAAMAFTDGTVIGGVLDRNGLRPSRYYVTKDDKVVLASEVGVIDIKPENVQYKGRLEPGKMLLIDIEAQRIISDEEIKQSVSLMQPYEEWNNRHIVKLNDLPAVEIKSEKVSEDLIKQQKAFGYTFEDITKTLQPMAVEGKDPVGAMGIDSPLAVLSEKPQMLYLYFKQLFAQVTNPPIDGIREEIVTSSSVLLGDTGNLLDPDQFNSASLFLEHPILTNEQLKTIKHLNNDQFKTVTISILYKASEGARKMGKALERIFREADKAISEGANIIILSDRGVNKELAAIPALLASSGLHHYLISKEIRTNIGIVLESGEPREVHHFCTLIGYGVTAINPYLAYETIKDLSEKDLLDGLSYEEGQKHFIKASVKGILKVISKMGISTVRSYHGAQIFEAVGLKKDLIDKYFTATPSRMEGIGLEEIAAENQMRHDSAFDENLLYTDSLEVGGYFQCKEDGETHLYTPETIYMLQRACREENYSLFKDFSKKINDEQIYTLRNLLAFKYNAGDTIPIEEVESVDSIVKRFKTGAMSYGSISKEAHECLAIAMNRLGGKSNTGEGGEDSERFKVLPNGDSKKSAIKQVASGRFGVTSNYLVNAQEIQIKMAQGAKPGEGGQLPGPKVYPEIARVRHSTPGVDLISPPPHHDIYSIEDLAELIHDLKNANRDARINVKLVSEVGVGTIAAGVAKGKADVILISGYDGGTGASPRTSIRNAGLPWELGLAEAHQTLVLNKLRDRVVLETDGKLLTGRDVVIAAMLGAEEYGFATTPLIALGCVMMRVCNLNTCPVGIATQDKDLRKNFTGKPEYVENFMRFIAQEMREIMAKLGFKTIREMVGRADKLKTKENVKHWKASRLDLSQILYQPYAGAEVGRFNTQSQNHMLEKSLDVKKLLRICKPALENKKPIKAKLKINNVDRVVGTVIGSEISKRYGEEGLPEDTIKLTFVGSAGQSFGAFIPKGMSLELEGDANDYLGKGLSGGKIVVYPPKTADFEPEKNILIGNVAFYGATSGEAYINGIAGERFCVRNSGIQAVVEGVGEHGCEYMTGGKVVILGKTGRNFAAGMSGGVAYILDFDEIYCNKSMVLLEKPESEEELNEIKELIQKHVEHTGSRQGKKILKDWENYSLRFTKVIPKDYKRMLENIDKAHKAGLSGEEALMAAFEENFKKA from the coding sequence ATGCAAAGTTATGGTTTGCCAATGCAACAAGGACTTTATGATCCAGCATTAGAACATGATGCCTGTGGTATGGGATTTGTCGTTAATATCAAGGGTAAGAAGTCTCATGAAATTATAGATGAAGCTTTAACGGTACTGGAAAATCTAAATCATAGAGGGGCAAGCGGAGCTGATGAAAATACAGGTGACGGCGCAGGAATTCTGATTCAGATCCCGCATGATTTCTTTATTAGAGAATGTGATGTTCTGGGGTTCGATTTGCCAGAAAAAGGCGACTATGGCGTAGGAATGATTTTTGCTCATAAGTATGATGATTTCAGAAAAACACAGATGGAAACCTTTGAAAAAATTGTGCAAGAGGAAGGACAAAAGATCCTCGGCTGGAGAGAAGTTCCTATCGATAAGACCACAATTGGGGAAAGTGCAAAAGCGGTTATGCCTCGATTCTTGCAGGTTTTTATCGAAAAAAGTGAAGCGATCAAGGACGAAATGGAGTTTGAAAGAAAGCTTTATATCATCAGAAAACGGGCGGAAAAGGCTATTGTCCCGATGTGTGAAGATAAGGGTGGAACCTTCTATGTAGCGAGTCTTTCTTCAAAAACCATCGCCTATAAAGGCATGCTGACAGCAGAGCAACTCCGGAATTTCTATCTTGATCTTTCCGACCTTGATTTTGTATCAGCATTAGCTATGGTTCATTCAAGGTTCAGTACAAATACCTTCCCCAGCTGGGAGAGGGCACACCCTAACCGCTATATTGTTCACAACGGGGAAATCAACACGATTCGCGGGAACGTGAATTGGATGAAGGCAAGACAGAAATCAATGGATTCCCCTCTTTTTGAGGATATTACAAAAGTCTATCCTATCATTGACGAGTCAGGGAGTGACTCGGCGATGTTCGACAACGCCCTTGAATTCCTTCACCTTACCGGAAGGTCACTTCCTCACGCAGTGATGATGATGATCCCAGAGCCCTGGGAAAAAAATAATCTGATGTCTAAAGAAAAAAAGGAATTCTATGAATTCCATGACTATTTAATGGAGCCCTGGGATGGTCCTGCGGCTATGGCTTTTACTGATGGAACGGTTATTGGCGGCGTACTGGACCGCAACGGCCTCAGACCTTCTCGCTATTATGTGACCAAAGATGATAAGGTAGTACTGGCTTCAGAAGTAGGAGTCATTGATATCAAGCCTGAAAATGTTCAATATAAAGGCCGGTTAGAACCAGGAAAAATGCTCCTTATTGATATTGAGGCTCAGCGAATCATTTCTGATGAAGAAATCAAGCAAAGCGTATCCTTGATGCAGCCCTATGAAGAATGGAATAATAGACATATTGTGAAGCTCAACGATCTACCGGCTGTAGAAATAAAAAGCGAAAAAGTTTCGGAAGACCTTATCAAACAGCAAAAAGCATTTGGATATACGTTTGAGGATATCACAAAAACCCTTCAACCCATGGCGGTCGAAGGCAAAGACCCTGTAGGTGCAATGGGCATAGATTCACCGCTCGCTGTACTATCTGAGAAACCCCAAATGTTGTACCTTTATTTTAAACAGCTATTTGCTCAGGTCACAAATCCTCCAATTGATGGGATCAGGGAAGAGATTGTGACCTCAAGCAGTGTGTTGCTAGGTGACACTGGAAATTTACTAGACCCTGATCAGTTTAATTCTGCAAGTCTTTTTCTAGAACATCCGATTTTGACGAATGAGCAACTTAAGACGATTAAACATTTGAATAATGATCAATTTAAGACTGTGACAATTTCCATCCTCTATAAAGCTTCGGAAGGGGCAAGAAAGATGGGAAAAGCACTAGAGCGGATCTTCAGAGAAGCGGATAAAGCGATTAGCGAAGGCGCTAATATCATTATTCTCTCAGATCGAGGGGTAAATAAAGAGTTAGCAGCCATCCCTGCCCTTTTGGCGTCTTCAGGACTTCATCACTACCTGATCAGCAAAGAGATTAGAACTAACATTGGAATTGTGTTGGAATCAGGAGAACCGAGGGAAGTTCATCATTTCTGTACCCTTATAGGCTATGGCGTTACCGCAATCAATCCGTATCTCGCTTATGAAACGATCAAGGATCTTTCGGAAAAGGACTTACTTGATGGACTTAGTTATGAAGAAGGTCAAAAGCACTTCATTAAAGCTTCTGTCAAAGGCATTCTCAAAGTCATTTCGAAAATGGGTATTTCGACAGTTCGGAGCTATCATGGAGCTCAAATCTTTGAGGCGGTCGGGCTGAAAAAAGATCTCATCGATAAATATTTCACAGCGACACCTTCACGAATGGAAGGCATAGGACTTGAAGAAATCGCAGCAGAAAATCAGATGAGACATGATAGTGCCTTTGATGAAAATTTACTCTATACGGATTCCCTTGAAGTGGGAGGATACTTCCAATGTAAAGAGGATGGAGAGACTCACCTTTACACTCCAGAAACGATCTATATGCTTCAGAGGGCATGCCGAGAAGAGAACTACTCGCTGTTCAAGGACTTTTCAAAAAAGATCAACGATGAACAAATATATACTTTAAGAAATCTCCTCGCTTTCAAGTACAATGCCGGAGATACCATTCCTATCGAAGAAGTAGAATCGGTGGATTCCATTGTTAAACGATTTAAGACTGGAGCAATGTCATATGGTTCAATCAGCAAGGAAGCTCATGAATGCCTAGCTATTGCGATGAATCGACTTGGCGGAAAGAGCAACACGGGTGAAGGCGGAGAGGACAGCGAACGTTTCAAGGTTCTGCCTAATGGCGATTCTAAGAAGAGTGCAATTAAGCAGGTTGCATCTGGACGTTTCGGTGTCACCAGCAATTACTTGGTGAATGCCCAGGAAATACAAATCAAAATGGCTCAGGGAGCAAAACCGGGTGAAGGTGGGCAACTTCCGGGACCTAAGGTTTATCCGGAAATTGCTAGGGTAAGGCATTCTACCCCAGGCGTCGATCTTATTTCACCACCACCGCACCATGATATTTATTCCATTGAAGACCTAGCTGAGCTCATCCATGATTTAAAAAATGCGAATCGTGATGCACGAATCAATGTTAAACTCGTTTCTGAAGTCGGTGTTGGAACGATTGCTGCAGGGGTAGCCAAAGGAAAAGCGGATGTCATTCTGATCAGCGGTTACGATGGTGGAACTGGGGCTTCTCCAAGAACGAGTATTAGAAATGCAGGACTTCCCTGGGAACTTGGACTTGCTGAGGCGCATCAGACTTTGGTACTGAACAAGCTGAGAGACCGAGTGGTTCTTGAAACAGACGGAAAGTTGCTTACAGGTAGGGATGTTGTCATTGCGGCAATGCTTGGAGCTGAGGAATACGGATTTGCAACAACACCGCTGATTGCCCTGGGATGTGTCATGATGAGGGTTTGTAACCTTAACACTTGTCCTGTAGGCATAGCGACTCAAGACAAAGATTTAAGGAAGAACTTCACAGGAAAACCAGAGTATGTTGAAAATTTCATGCGGTTTATCGCTCAGGAAATGCGTGAAATCATGGCTAAACTAGGGTTTAAAACAATTCGCGAAATGGTTGGACGTGCCGATAAACTTAAAACTAAAGAGAATGTGAAGCATTGGAAGGCTTCGCGTCTGGATCTATCCCAAATTCTTTATCAACCTTATGCGGGAGCTGAAGTTGGTCGATTCAATACCCAATCTCAGAACCATATGCTGGAAAAATCATTGGATGTTAAAAAACTACTGAGAATCTGTAAACCTGCTCTGGAGAATAAAAAACCCATTAAAGCTAAATTAAAGATTAACAATGTTGATCGCGTTGTCGGAACAGTCATAGGAAGTGAAATTTCGAAGCGATATGGAGAAGAGGGACTTCCTGAAGATACGATTAAGCTCACCTTTGTAGGCTCGGCAGGACAGAGTTTTGGGGCCTTTATCCCGAAAGGAATGTCTCTTGAACTTGAAGGAGACGCTAACGACTATTTAGGAAAAGGCCTTTCAGGGGGTAAAATTGTTGTTTATCCACCGAAGACTGCTGATTTTGAGCCTGAGAAAAATATCCTGATCGGAAATGTTGCTTTCTATGGAGCAACTTCAGGTGAAGCCTATATCAATGGGATAGCAGGCGAAAGGTTCTGTGTAAGAAATAGCGGAATTCAGGCGGTCGTTGAAGGTGTGGGTGAACATGGTTGCGAGTATATGACCGGTGGTAAAGTGGTTATCCTGGGTAAAACAGGAAGGAACTTTGCGGCTGGAATGTCGGGTGGGGTAGCCTATATTCTGGATTTTGACGAGATATACTGCAACAAATCCATGGTACTTTTAGAAAAACCTGAATCTGAAGAAGAACTCAATGAAATTAAGGAACTGATTCAAAAGCATGTTGAGCATACGGGTAGTCGCCAGGGCAAGAAGATTCTTAAAGATTGGGAAAACTATTCTCTGAGATTCACAAAGGTAATACCGAAAGATTACAAACGTATGCTTGAAAACATTGATAAAGCTCACAAGGCAGGTTTAAGTGGCGAAGAAGCCTTGATGGCCGCCTTTGAAGAGAACTTTAAAAAGGCTTGA
- a CDS encoding glutamate synthase subunit beta has product MGKATGFLEYKRMNPRKRPPEERIKDWKELKLPMDPEDVKNQGARCMNCGVPFCHGGVMLKGMVSGCPLHNLIPEWNELIYKGQWKEAYQRLSRTSPFPEFTSRVCPAPCEGACTEGHIMESVTINNIEYEIIEKAFAEGWVAPKKAKATGKKIAIVGSGPSGLSAAYFLNAVGHDVTVYERNDRAGGLMMYGIPNMKLDKGIVERRLKLLKESGIQFVLNTEIGKDISAQELVDTNDAVVLCTGATKARGLDVEGKDLKGVYFAVDFLKANTKSLLDSQLLDGNYISAKDKNVIIIGGGDTGTDCVATSIRHGCQSVYQFEIMPEPPAKRIEESNPWPEWPKKLKVDYGQEEAIALYEQDPRNYLISTKKIVGNELGEVKEVHTVKITWVKNDSGRLVPQEIPGSEKVWRADLVLLAMGFLGPEDIIPHELKLERDLRSNLKAEFEVFETNVEKVFAAGDTRRGQSLVVWALQEGKLAAREVDKYLMGKSVIK; this is encoded by the coding sequence ATGGGAAAAGCAACTGGATTTTTAGAGTATAAAAGAATGAATCCGCGGAAACGGCCGCCAGAAGAACGGATCAAAGACTGGAAAGAACTAAAGTTGCCGATGGATCCTGAGGATGTAAAAAATCAGGGTGCTCGCTGTATGAACTGCGGAGTTCCTTTCTGTCATGGCGGGGTAATGTTAAAAGGAATGGTTTCAGGTTGTCCTCTGCATAATCTTATTCCAGAATGGAATGAACTGATTTATAAAGGACAATGGAAGGAAGCTTATCAAAGGCTGTCAAGAACCAGCCCTTTTCCAGAATTTACGTCAAGAGTGTGTCCAGCGCCTTGTGAAGGGGCATGTACTGAAGGCCATATTATGGAGTCTGTTACGATTAACAATATTGAATATGAGATTATCGAGAAAGCCTTTGCTGAAGGTTGGGTCGCCCCTAAAAAGGCGAAAGCCACCGGTAAGAAAATCGCAATTGTCGGTTCTGGTCCTTCGGGGTTGTCAGCTGCCTATTTTTTAAATGCAGTGGGACATGACGTAACGGTTTATGAAAGAAATGACAGAGCGGGCGGATTGATGATGTACGGGATCCCTAATATGAAACTTGATAAAGGTATCGTGGAACGTCGCCTCAAGCTTCTGAAGGAATCGGGAATCCAATTCGTACTGAACACAGAGATCGGTAAAGATATCTCTGCGCAGGAATTGGTGGACACGAACGATGCTGTGGTGCTATGTACAGGAGCGACTAAGGCGCGGGGACTTGATGTTGAAGGTAAAGACCTCAAGGGAGTTTACTTTGCAGTAGATTTTCTCAAAGCTAACACCAAAAGCCTTCTTGATTCTCAGCTACTGGACGGAAACTATATCAGCGCTAAAGATAAGAATGTGATCATCATTGGCGGAGGGGATACGGGAACAGACTGTGTAGCTACCTCGATAAGGCATGGTTGTCAGAGTGTTTACCAGTTTGAAATTATGCCCGAGCCTCCTGCAAAGAGAATTGAGGAATCAAATCCCTGGCCCGAATGGCCAAAGAAGCTAAAAGTTGACTATGGTCAAGAAGAGGCCATAGCCTTGTATGAACAGGATCCGAGAAATTACCTCATCTCCACAAAAAAAATTGTAGGCAATGAGTTGGGCGAGGTCAAAGAGGTTCACACGGTAAAGATCACTTGGGTCAAAAATGACTCGGGTCGTTTAGTTCCTCAAGAAATTCCTGGCAGCGAAAAAGTGTGGCGTGCTGATTTGGTGCTTCTCGCTATGGGATTTCTAGGTCCAGAAGATATAATTCCCCACGAGCTTAAACTTGAGAGGGATTTGAGGAGCAATTTGAAAGCGGAATTCGAAGTGTTTGAGACAAATGTTGAGAAGGTATTCGCTGCCGGCGATACAAGAAGGGGTCAGAGCCTCGTTGTTTGGGCACTTCAAGAAGGTAAGCTTGCCGCAAGGGAAGTCGATAAATACCTCATGGGTAAAAGTGTTATTAAGTAA
- the glnA gene encoding type I glutamate--ammonia ligase, whose protein sequence is MHFSKEDCLKFVEENDVRFIRLQFTDIFGRMKNIAITDKQLSNAFENGIMFDGSSVAGFAGVEASDMLLFPNPETFTVMPWRPQQGKVARIICDIKKHDGTQFEGDPRYILKRTLQKAEQLGYVFQVGPECEFFLFHTDDEGRPTTITHDTASYCDLAPIDLGENARREMCLTLEEMGFEIEASHHESATGQHEIDFRYTDALTAADNIMTFKLVVKIMAQHNGLHATFMPKPLPGVSGSGMHINMSLTQDGINLFDKDKEEDQSDISDTAKQFAAGLLKHIKGITAIANPLVNSYKRLTPGFEAPVHIAWAPMNRSPLLRVPTPRGEGTRLELRSPDPTCNPYLTLALLLEAGLEGLNKGLKLPKPVNVNIYNLSPQQEKRLKIDRLPSNLFVALEEMKKDQLIRSTVGDHIFNKYYSAKMSEWEDYDNAIHPWEINKYLKSF, encoded by the coding sequence ATGCATTTTTCAAAAGAGGATTGCCTAAAATTTGTGGAAGAGAATGACGTTCGATTTATACGTCTGCAGTTTACAGATATTTTTGGTAGAATGAAAAACATAGCAATTACCGATAAACAACTTTCAAATGCCTTTGAAAATGGTATTATGTTTGACGGATCCTCAGTTGCTGGTTTTGCTGGCGTTGAAGCCTCTGATATGTTGCTTTTCCCGAATCCGGAGACATTTACGGTCATGCCTTGGAGACCTCAGCAGGGAAAGGTTGCTCGAATCATTTGTGATATCAAAAAACATGATGGAACGCAATTTGAAGGGGATCCCCGCTATATTCTTAAACGGACTTTGCAAAAGGCGGAGCAGCTCGGTTATGTCTTTCAAGTCGGACCTGAATGTGAATTCTTTTTATTCCATACTGACGATGAAGGTAGGCCAACGACGATTACGCATGATACAGCGAGTTATTGTGATTTAGCACCTATTGATCTAGGAGAAAATGCACGCCGTGAGATGTGTTTAACACTCGAGGAGATGGGTTTTGAAATCGAAGCCTCACATCATGAATCGGCTACGGGTCAGCATGAAATCGATTTCCGATATACGGATGCTTTGACTGCAGCAGATAATATTATGACGTTTAAATTGGTTGTTAAAATCATGGCTCAACATAATGGCCTTCATGCCACATTTATGCCTAAGCCGCTTCCTGGTGTGAGCGGTTCAGGAATGCATATTAATATGTCTTTAACACAAGATGGGATAAACTTATTTGATAAGGATAAGGAAGAAGATCAAAGTGATATCTCTGATACGGCAAAACAATTCGCGGCTGGACTATTGAAACATATTAAAGGGATTACGGCCATTGCTAATCCTCTCGTGAATTCATATAAACGTTTAACGCCAGGATTTGAAGCCCCTGTGCATATTGCGTGGGCGCCGATGAACAGAAGCCCTCTCTTGCGCGTTCCTACTCCCCGTGGAGAGGGAACTCGGCTTGAACTCAGAAGTCCTGATCCGACGTGCAATCCTTATTTGACATTGGCCTTACTTTTGGAAGCTGGGCTTGAAGGATTGAACAAGGGTCTAAAGTTACCTAAGCCTGTGAATGTCAATATTTACAATCTTTCTCCACAGCAAGAGAAACGTTTAAAAATCGATCGATTACCTTCGAACCTTTTCGTAGCTCTTGAGGAAATGAAGAAAGATCAGCTTATTCGCTCGACCGTAGGTGACCATATTTTTAATAAGTATTACTCAGCAAAAATGTCGGAATGGGAAGACTATGATAACGCGATTCACCCCTGGGAGATTAATAAGTATTTGAAATCCTTTTAG
- a CDS encoding ANTAR domain-containing response regulator, with protein sequence MSAGSVLIVCGKAEVARSMEAMLIKEGFYPVSCAHSANEARRQFFYIQPDLMIISTPLPDEPGIDLIFDAHEKTSAGIVVIARPDQLVNMQENLEKTGALILPKPINSLTLRQSARFALSVRNSMSQLKNERDDLKKRMNERKIIEQAKWLLVEKEMMSEPEALRHIQKKAMDLRLPQVQVAEEVIKKNK encoded by the coding sequence ATGAGCGCAGGGAGTGTTCTTATCGTTTGTGGAAAAGCTGAAGTTGCACGTAGTATGGAAGCGATGCTAATAAAAGAAGGGTTTTATCCTGTAAGCTGCGCTCATTCGGCAAATGAGGCACGCCGACAGTTTTTTTATATTCAACCCGATTTAATGATTATCAGTACCCCGCTTCCGGATGAGCCGGGGATAGATCTAATCTTTGATGCTCATGAAAAGACTTCAGCAGGAATCGTTGTTATTGCACGTCCTGACCAGCTGGTAAATATGCAGGAAAACTTAGAAAAAACAGGAGCCTTGATCCTCCCTAAACCGATCAATAGTCTTACCTTGCGTCAGAGTGCTCGTTTTGCTTTGTCTGTAAGAAATTCGATGAGTCAACTCAAAAATGAGCGTGATGATTTAAAAAAACGCATGAATGAACGAAAAATTATTGAACAAGCTAAGTGGTTGCTTGTGGAAAAGGAGATGATGAGCGAACCTGAAGCATTACGCCACATTCAGAAAAAAGCGATGGATTTAAGACTTCCGCAGGTTCAGGTAGCAGAAGAGGTTATAAAAAAAAATAAATAA
- a CDS encoding gamma carbonic anhydrase family protein, with protein MVFKFKEKTPNLGNSVFMAKGTQVIGDVKIGDESSVWYNTVIRGDMAPITIGKKCNIQDSSVLHVNEGQPLTLEDEVTVGHSVILHGCTIKHASLIGMGSIVMNGSVIEEETMVAAGSLITENKTFPPRVLLMGSPAKVIRELTPAEIASLHETAQGYAQNAKEHQRNKEVR; from the coding sequence ATGGTTTTCAAATTTAAAGAAAAAACGCCTAATCTGGGAAATTCCGTGTTTATGGCTAAAGGAACTCAGGTGATCGGTGATGTCAAGATCGGAGATGAATCGAGCGTTTGGTACAATACGGTCATCCGTGGCGACATGGCCCCGATTACCATCGGTAAAAAGTGCAATATTCAAGACTCAAGTGTGCTTCATGTTAACGAGGGCCAACCCTTAACGCTTGAGGATGAGGTTACCGTCGGCCACTCCGTCATCCTTCATGGTTGTACGATTAAGCATGCATCATTAATTGGAATGGGATCTATCGTTATGAATGGATCCGTGATTGAAGAAGAAACTATGGTCGCTGCGGGCTCGCTCATCACAGAAAACAAAACTTTTCCGCCCCGTGTTTTGCTTATGGGGTCGCCGGCTAAGGTCATTCGAGAGTTAACCCCAGCAGAAATCGCTTCCCTTCATGAAACAGCCCAGGGCTATGCCCAAAATGCAAAAGAACACCAAAGGAATAAAGAAGTACGCTAA